In Verrucomicrobiota bacterium, a single genomic region encodes these proteins:
- the tnpB gene encoding IS66 family insertion sequence element accessory protein TnpB, producing the protein MRKGFNGLEALVREVLLEDISKGALFLFSNKRHT; encoded by the coding sequence ATGCGCAAGGGTTTTAACGGCTTGGAAGCCTTGGTGCGAGAAGTGCTTTTAGAGGATATCAGCAAAGGAGCGCTTTTTCTTTTTTCCAACAAGAGACATACC